From Zea mays cultivar B73 chromosome 3, Zm-B73-REFERENCE-NAM-5.0, whole genome shotgun sequence:
tgtgcgacgttggcctggccacgtcgtggctatcgacagtccctggcccagtggccaagcttgccacAGTTGTGACAGTCGTCGTCTCGTGTCGacttcttgttgccgacggcgccgccttgggcacctccacggGCACCATCCTCAGCATGTCCTCACGCCCCGGCCAAggcgcctccacgcgccttgcgcggcttgccgcgtttgcgacctcgtgtcgaggaggactcccccttcttgTCACCCTagcaggcctcccactgctcccgagtgagatgtagcttcccgccgatagtgataggcccagagggagcctgtggttcatcgccgtcgaccaccttgagacgtcctatcgcctcttcgatcgtcatcgtggagaggtctagcagagaatcgatcgagcgagcaatctacttgtacttctcggggatgcaacggaagagcttctcaacagctctctcctcatcgtaggtgtcgtcgccgaactgcaccatcttctgcaacagagtgttgaggcggagagcaaagtcatcaacatcctcacctggcttgaaggtCAGGTTCTCCCACAccttgcgaagtgcctgcagtgtggtcttgcgggcacgatcgctgccgatgcgggtcgcagcgatggcgtcccaggcctccttggcagtccgcttctgggaaagtGAAAACTGCATCTCGGGTGGGACTGCAGCAATAAGGGCATCCAGCGCCCGtcgatcctcgtggtagtcgacatcgccgtaccgaactgcttcctacatgtggcgaacctggagccgtaccctcatcaccgcggcccactcgacgtagttggtcttggtgagggtaggccacccaccgccgggaccgatgtccctgacaatggcctgggccccgcggcgaccatggtaccgatccggggagggagacTCACACCGCCTGTAGAGGCTgcgatctccgtcgactcggtcgccgccgccgggagcaccgTCGGCGTGTCTACGCCCGTCTGGGCTGCCGTCGCGTGCGCCCTCGCCCGGAGCGTCGTTGGCGCGTCGGCGCCTATCTGGGCTACCGtcacgcgcgcccccatggggatgcgtggctgcccactgtgccgcctgctctcgcgctgcttccctcgccagcctgagctcttcgtcggtgttgtcgtcTACATAAGCAGAGCTGCCGGCTCTACTGCCGCGCGGAGCCTCGAGCTCTGCTGCTGCCGCACGCGTAGCATCCGCCacctccgctgcttctacttccgctcttGCTGCTGCCAATTCCGCCGCCAGCCGTGTTGCCCTCGCCACTGTCGCTGCGGCCGCTGCTActgctcgctcgcgttcttgtgccgcggcgacctcggtctctgagcaagagatgtttaggctgcaggatagtttggctctgataccaattgtaagcagagggactctaactctcatccacAGGACGACACtacgagttggggcaattttcgttTATTTCTCACACATTACTCAAATGTCATACTCATCTAagggttggggacacatatttatagccctagaggctgcactaccacactaCACAACAGAATTGTCCTCTATATGCTAAaagctaaaagagactaaacagGACAGTCAAAAAAGCTCCTGTTATCCTCTAGATGCTAAGATGCTaaaagaggacagtcaaaaagctcacgttgtcctctagatgctaaaggggaTGTTGTCCCTTCAGTCCTGTAGCACGCTGTCCTCCacagatgctcaagacttattccatcatatAGCTACCCAGAACAAGGTGTTATCTGGCCTGAATGTGGCGCGTACTAGTCAATTTAATGGCAATTGGCAAAAATAAAACATGGTTAACACAGAGAACAAGCTAGTTTCTACTCAAACCATTAGGTGGGATTTTGTTGAAATTTGGGGAAAAAAGGTATAAACCCAGTGAGTAGTCCCTGGGAGATGCGGCCAATAAAATAAATGTTTACCTTCTCAACATCGTACCCATACTGGCCTGCAAATGGATGAGATGAAATATCAACACGAGATATTTTTCCAATCAGATCAACATATACATGGTGTGCAAGTTGTAGAAATAAAAGTTAAAACAAATACTAGAAGCTAATTTCAATATACTTAAATTAGCGAAAGggactctagctgagttggttaggtggtctgagtagcactcttcaggtcctgagttcgactccccgtgggagcaAATTTCAGATGGGGGTTAAAAAAAATCTCATCGTCTATCCCACACcgaagcacaggtctaaggcttGGCCCCTGTCGCGGTTGCTCTGACATGGGCTACGGACCTACGGTGCTATTGGCAattgtgtatgggtggggcaggagTTTGAAGGTTTTCTTCACCTAcatgagaaggtcttcttcttaatacaatgcccAGAAGCTATCTTACCCCCACAGGTCAAAAAAATGTACTTAGATTAATCAATTTAGTTGAGAACACAAAGATATGCCAAAACCAAATCTTTTAGTAGCGAAAAAAGTACATCCCATTCCAAAATTGAAACATCAATTCACCCAATCATTGCACAAATAACAGAATTTGCAACTAATAGAACAAGTAAAAAATGCAGTGGTTTGGCAATAAGTCTATCAAATAGAGCAACTCTACGAAAAAATTGAATCTTTCAGTTGACCAAAATGTCGTCTAGGTTTCCCATAAAGTTAGCAAAAAAAAAGAGTAAAAGCAACAATCCCCTTAACATCCCAATGTAAGCACAGCTAATAAGGCTGAAATACATTTTTCCATAGCAGCAAGCCATCAATCCACTTAACTGGTGCAACTGGACCTTGGCCATACTTTACTTTCTCTGAACCTTGCAAGTCCTTTCACATGACTAACTGAAAATCCAATCATGCAAATGTCCATGACTAAAGGACCTCTCGCCCATAGCCACCAATCCATCATCTTTGCCTTGCCCATTGATACATTGACGCTGTAAGTGGCATCGTCCAATCAATTTGCCACACATCATGAATTAATTAGACAGTATATTACTCATTTCCATTTTCATTGGTCACCGCAAAGCACACAGAACTGAAAAAATATAATAGCAGACCAAGAACTCAAATGCCATCATCACCCTTTAAAATTTTCCCATGTAATAAAGGGGCAAAAGGGAAGAGGCTAATGGCTTTCCAGTCCATGTTTGAACAACAATAAGCCAGAAGTTCATTCTTTTCATAAGATCTTTGCTAAAAAATCACTGAATATTTGATCTAAAGGATCCATTTTTATGTTCTTGTAATATGTTGCTCCTAATAGAACATTTGTATATATATCTTTTGAACACTCGCTGCATCTAAGGGCATAGGATTTACAAATTAAAGGTCCAGAATTCAGTCGAGTCATGAAAACAGCGGCATGGCACCGATTGGTCAAAATGAAGAATTCTGAACAGGCAACTATAGACCAGCAAGTAAAAAAATGCCTCACCTAGCACGTCTCTGACAACACCCATGCCAAGCTCGGAATTATCCCCGAGCATGGAGCACAGGAACTGCTCTGCCTCTTCAACACTGTCCTTGCGGCCACCAGACCCGCTGCCATCGCTCTCCCCGTCCCGACCCTTCCAAGCATTTGGCATGCTTACTACAGAATTAGCCGCGGGTCGCGTGTACTCCTTGCCAATCACGTCCGCGACCATGCCCGTAGCGGCCACGGCAACCCGCTTGGGCCTCCGACCAGCCTTCCTTCCACCAGATCCACTGCGCGGCGAGAGGTCTGGTGGCGGCGGGGGCTGCGGCGCCGGCTGCGGGGGCTGCGGCGGGTGAGTGTCCTGCGTGGAGGACAGGATACCGGCGGCCACGAAAGGGTCCCCTCCGGCCTCGCGGTAGGCGGAGTCGATCTGGTCGAAGGTGGCGCTGGCGAATGCGTCGAGCAGCCAGGTGAGGTCCCGCCGCTCCTCGCCGGCGGCCGACGACGAAGCTGTGGACGCCGACGAGGACAAGGCAGAGAAGGAGTGCGAGGACGCGGTCCCAGACGAGCTTGCGGTGAAGCAGGCGGATGGGCACGTCGAGGCCTCGCCGCTGCTGCTGGACTCCGTCTCCGAAACCACCGCCGCAGCAGCGGTGGCAGCGGTTAGGGTTATGGTTCCGGGCAGCGGGGGACATGCCTCCGTATCCGCAGCGCCCTCCGCCGGCGGAGGGGCCGGTGCGGCGGCCGGCAGCGaggacttcttcttcttcttgcccttcttcttcgaaAGCGACGGTTTCATCGCGCCGGTGGCCGTGGCTTCCCCCTGGACTTTCCCCGTCCCCAATTGTTCTCCTCTCCGTCTTGGCCGCTTGGCGTCGCTCGAGGGTGGGTTTCGATTTCCAGAATTTTTTCAGTCGTGGGGTAAGAGGCGTGTCCCTCTCCACGACCCAAAGAGAAAGAGCCACGCGGGCTCGCGCAGGGAGACGGGCGGCAGCGCTCGGTGGGCCTAACTACAATGACCTGCCCAATGCCATGTGGGGTATGCAAGAGACGGGACCCACCTGTCATGGATAAAATCTCGTGGGTACATGTATTTTGGACTGGCGTTTACCCGTTAGACTGGTGGATGGGGTCGGCCGAGACAGCGGAGGAAAGAAGACGAGGAGGAAGGTGGCGTCGAATGGTGATACCGGCAACGAGAATCACGCGGTCACGTGTCGTTATTTTTTTCTTGGGTAATCGGAACGAGATATACAAtctgaaaaataaaaagaaactaCATAACACCCTCGCCATTTAAAGTATAGTCTATTTTACTTTCTCACCTTCAAAATCAATTACTTAACTCTTCAAGTTTATAAAATTAGACAAATAACCCTCTGAAAGGTTGGATCACTATAACGAGTGGTTTTAATGACGTGACGTTGCAATTGTGACATCGGTTTTGTCTATTTCAATTCTTAAGCTAGCACTTTTCCTATATGTAATTAAATAATATTACTAAACTACTGAAATTTGGGATCATTTTTTGAGCAAGTTAAGTGTCATTTCTTCTAAATACTAAATAAATAATTTTTACATTTGTTTTTTAGAACACTTAGTAACAATCTTCATTTTTTAAAGAGTAGTCCTCTTAGCAAAAATAACTTACACAAATACTTTCAAAATTTTACAAAGACTTTAAACATGAACCCATATAAAGTCCTTGAAAATATTTGTGTAAGTTTTGAGTCTATATTTAAAGTTCTCAGAAAATCTTTAAATATTTGTGCAAGTTGTTTTAGTTGAGAGGAATAAAGGAGAGTAGTATAAAGAATGAAAATCATTCTAAGTGTTTCAAAAAACAAATGTAAATTGATTTAGTTAGTAGTTTATATACCTCTAAATAAAGCACCAGTTCAAATTAATCTACATCCATCCAACAATAAATCTCCCATTGAAATGTGTTTTCTTTGTGCATCCCGCTTTGTACACACAAGAAAATCTCCTCCATCATTGAACCTCTTGTGCCA
This genomic window contains:
- the LOC100278712 gene encoding SMR domain-containing protein At5g58720 isoform X3, giving the protein MKPSLSKKKGKKKKKSSLPAAAPAPPPAEGAADTEACPPLPGTITLTAATAAAAVVSETESSSSGEASTCPSACFTASSSGTASSHSFSALSSSASTASSSAAGEERRDLTWLLDAFASATFDQIDSAYREAGGDPFVAAGILSSTQDTHPPQPPQPAPQPPPPPDLSPRSGSGGRKAGRRPKRVAVAATGMVADVIGKEYTRPAANSVVSMPNAWKGRDGESDGSGSGGRKDSVEEAEQFLCSMLGDNSELGMGVVRDVLGQYGYDVEKALDALLDISGVSSVENMETNHQSARRNDTCHLDMFSGNGLSVENLTAGNRRSLRQLTDEISNTGLQSELGHEFLWGEPQISYAEAVKEAPRSSTLPSRSTVMKAGPQQVLDSLFKIPETRTYEPSSMDWKKVVKKLQTINYTAASNNHERPKDGGGYRELRGVAARHYDKMKEYYQKAAFAYSKGDRSYASYLAEEGKHYRELGRIEDEKASRNIFEARNKHITNTVTIDLHGQHVQHAMNLLKIHMMICICIPCYRACGEGTY